In one Trueperaceae bacterium genomic region, the following are encoded:
- a CDS encoding ABC transporter substrate-binding protein, translating into MKKLFILLSLLAVAAFAFAEPFVWPSSWSNAAPGEAVYGGTLRIALIGDPRTFNPVTSAESQALSDYLFGGAPLIMRGPDSDEWLPYGAESFTANEEGTQVDVVVRDGMKWSDGSPITAQDYYIRYVLETDPDVGSNGYDSWFMGDDQITVERVGDNGLRFHFPRPDRLAFPVVAVSPVPDAIYGEAYRTGGAEAVKALWGTDVDVTKTVWPTAFVPSVFQPGERIVLERNPYFGEWNVDEAGNALPFLDSYSMTVAGDLDAALNLYLAGEIDSFSPRNLDDIGVINQAVNNGDIDVIVLEAVSPVASSQFIVWNWNKASDPAKEALFRNVNFRRAMAHVMDREAIMDLVYNGSAIPMYTSVYPINEYWVNNDVETYPYDPEAATALMASIGYDHKNADGILVNADGKTASFILATNAGNTAREQIAAIFADSAREIGVDVQVQAIDFNLLVDQLLSEGDDRPFDAILIGLTGGSRDWPFGVNVVPCGTNLHMYNTSGSCLTTQETLMGQLFNVGRETLDTEAARDVGHEIQAVESDLIPILYAVSPMAHYSWAGNIRGYHNEGQINPLLGAWELPMLFKAQ; encoded by the coding sequence ATGAAGAAGCTGTTCATCCTGTTGAGCCTGCTGGCGGTCGCCGCGTTCGCGTTCGCCGAGCCCTTCGTGTGGCCCAGCTCGTGGAGCAACGCCGCCCCCGGCGAGGCCGTCTACGGTGGCACGCTGCGCATCGCCCTCATCGGCGACCCGCGCACCTTCAACCCGGTCACCTCGGCCGAGTCGCAGGCGCTCTCCGACTACCTGTTCGGGGGCGCGCCGCTCATCATGCGCGGCCCCGACTCCGACGAGTGGCTCCCCTACGGCGCCGAGTCCTTCACGGCCAACGAGGAGGGCACCCAGGTCGACGTCGTCGTCCGCGACGGCATGAAGTGGTCCGACGGCAGCCCCATCACGGCGCAGGACTACTACATCCGCTACGTCCTGGAGACCGACCCCGACGTGGGCTCCAACGGCTACGACAGCTGGTTCATGGGCGACGACCAGATCACGGTGGAGCGCGTCGGCGACAACGGCCTGCGCTTCCACTTCCCGCGCCCCGACCGCCTCGCCTTCCCGGTCGTCGCGGTCAGCCCGGTGCCCGATGCCATCTACGGCGAGGCCTACCGCACGGGCGGCGCCGAGGCCGTCAAGGCCCTCTGGGGCACCGACGTCGACGTGACGAAGACGGTGTGGCCCACCGCTTTCGTTCCCTCCGTCTTCCAACCCGGCGAGCGCATCGTCCTCGAGCGCAACCCGTACTTCGGCGAGTGGAACGTCGACGAGGCCGGCAACGCCCTCCCCTTCCTCGACTCCTACAGCATGACGGTGGCCGGCGACCTCGACGCGGCGCTCAACCTCTACCTCGCCGGCGAGATCGACTCGTTCTCCCCGCGTAACCTCGACGACATCGGCGTCATCAACCAGGCCGTCAACAACGGCGACATCGACGTCATCGTGCTCGAGGCCGTGAGCCCGGTCGCCAGCAGCCAGTTCATCGTCTGGAACTGGAACAAGGCCTCCGACCCCGCCAAGGAAGCGCTCTTCCGCAACGTCAACTTCCGCCGTGCCATGGCGCACGTCATGGACCGCGAAGCCATCATGGACCTCGTCTACAACGGCTCCGCCATCCCCATGTACACGAGCGTCTACCCGATCAACGAGTACTGGGTCAACAACGACGTCGAGACCTACCCGTACGACCCAGAGGCCGCCACGGCGCTGATGGCGTCGATCGGCTACGACCACAAGAACGCCGACGGCATCCTCGTGAACGCCGACGGCAAGACCGCCTCGTTCATCCTCGCCACCAACGCCGGCAACACGGCGCGCGAGCAGATCGCGGCCATCTTCGCCGACAGCGCCCGCGAGATCGGCGTCGACGTGCAGGTGCAGGCCATCGACTTCAACCTCCTCGTCGACCAGCTCCTCTCGGAGGGCGACGACCGGCCGTTCGACGCCATCCTGATCGGCCTCACCGGCGGCTCGCGCGACTGGCCGTTCGGCGTCAACGTCGTCCCCTGCGGCACGAACCTGCACATGTACAACACGAGCGGCTCCTGCCTCACCACGCAGGAGACCCTCATGGGCCAGCTCTTCAACGTCGGCCGCGAGACCCTCGACACCGAGGCCGCCCGCGACGTCGGCCACGAGATCCAGGCCGTCGAGTCCGACCTCATCCCCATCCTCTACGCCGTCAGCCCGATGGCGCACTACAGCTGGGCCGGCAACATCCGCGGCTACCACAACGAGGGTCAGATCAACCCGCTCCTCGGCGCGTGGGAGCTCCCCATGCTGTTCAAGGCACAGTAA
- the purF gene encoding amidophosphoribosyltransferase: MPRVESVDKPREECGVFGVRLSRPADVAGLCHLGIFALQHRGQESCGICVTSTEQVRLEKGMGLVGEVFTPERLDRLRFPGAHQGVAHTRYSVTGSSVPLNAQPLTVRSNKGYLALVHNGNFTNAREIRDDLLAGGAVFQTSNDSEVMLNLIARYSTLDLVEATARAMKDLQGGFAVVLMDDRRLIALRDAHGVRPLVMGTLDGGHVFASEPAALAVVGAEFVRDVRPGELVVADGAGLRSLQVLAPEPTPCAFEWIYFARGDAVLDGVDVHGARVRMGMELAREAPVAADLVVGVPESGLAAAIGYSRAGGVPYDLGLYKSPYAGRSFISPTQQLRELKVRLKLRPTAAVRGRRVVLVDDSIVRGTTSGRIVQLLREAGASEVHFRVSSPPIKYPCYYGIDTAARKELAAATLSVEEIRQRIGADSLHFLTEEGLRRALELQDVCLACFNGRYPAGEPSELARREGLGPEVGRAEATG, translated from the coding sequence CTGCCCCGGGTCGAGAGCGTCGACAAGCCGCGCGAGGAGTGCGGCGTGTTCGGGGTGCGCCTGTCGCGCCCCGCCGACGTGGCCGGCCTCTGCCACCTGGGGATCTTCGCCCTGCAGCATCGGGGCCAGGAGTCGTGCGGCATCTGCGTCACTTCGACCGAGCAGGTGCGGCTCGAGAAGGGGATGGGGCTGGTGGGGGAGGTCTTCACCCCCGAACGGCTCGACCGGCTCCGCTTCCCCGGGGCGCACCAGGGCGTGGCCCACACCCGCTACTCGGTGACCGGCTCGAGCGTCCCCTTGAACGCCCAACCGCTCACGGTGCGCTCCAACAAGGGCTACCTCGCCCTCGTCCACAACGGCAACTTCACCAACGCCCGCGAGATCCGCGATGACCTCCTCGCCGGCGGAGCCGTCTTCCAGACCAGTAACGACAGCGAGGTGATGTTGAACCTGATCGCCCGCTACAGCACCCTCGACCTCGTCGAGGCGACGGCCCGCGCCATGAAGGACCTGCAGGGCGGCTTCGCGGTCGTGCTGATGGACGACCGGCGGCTCATCGCGCTCCGTGACGCGCACGGCGTCCGACCGCTCGTCATGGGCACGCTGGACGGCGGCCACGTCTTCGCCTCCGAACCCGCAGCGTTGGCCGTGGTGGGAGCAGAGTTCGTCCGCGACGTCAGGCCCGGCGAACTAGTGGTGGCCGACGGTGCCGGGCTCAGGAGCCTGCAGGTCCTCGCGCCCGAACCCACCCCGTGCGCCTTCGAGTGGATCTACTTCGCCCGCGGCGACGCCGTCCTCGACGGCGTGGACGTCCACGGCGCCCGCGTGCGCATGGGCATGGAGCTCGCCAGGGAGGCACCGGTGGCGGCCGACCTCGTCGTGGGGGTCCCGGAGTCCGGCCTGGCAGCCGCCATCGGCTACTCGCGCGCCGGCGGCGTGCCGTACGACCTCGGCCTCTACAAGTCGCCGTACGCCGGCCGCTCCTTCATCAGCCCCACCCAGCAGCTGCGCGAGCTGAAGGTGCGACTCAAGCTGAGACCGACGGCCGCCGTGCGCGGCCGACGCGTCGTGCTGGTCGACGACTCCATCGTCAGGGGCACCACGTCGGGCCGCATCGTCCAGCTCCTGCGCGAAGCCGGGGCGTCGGAGGTGCACTTCCGGGTCTCCAGCCCACCCATCAAGTACCCCTGCTACTACGGCATCGACACCGCCGCTCGCAAGGAGCTGGCCGCCGCCACCTTGAGCGTCGAGGAGATCAGGCAGCGGATCGGCGCCGACAGCCTGCACTTCCTGACGGAGGAGGGCCTGCGGCGGGCACTCGAGCTGCAGGACGTCTGCCTGGCGTGCTTCAACGGGCGCTACCCGGCCGGCGAGCCGAGCGAGCTGGCGCGCCGCGAGGGGCTCGGACCCGAGGTCGGGCGCGCCGAGGCGACCGGCTAG
- a CDS encoding ABC transporter permease, whose amino-acid sequence MLIFIVRRVFQLVPTFVGATMLMFLISQLVPGDFFKAKELEPNVRPETIQRMRAEFGLDKPIYVQYVNWMKNLAVGNLGQSFVSNQPVWQRIANPMRNSMYLALLSLVLLWAVSVPAGVYSAVRQYSVGDQTVSTLSYLGLATPNFFLAQVAILGLFLLRTLTKDWFGFNQLIFPVAGMTSSNYLTLSPWGQFWDVMWHMFIPSLVVATSGMAGFTRVLRAQMIEYLGSDFIRTARAKGVGHTKVTYKHALRPAIIPFVAGIGGILPGLVGGAGLVEVVMSWPGITPTFLTALSAQDIYVVLGLLVITTLLLMIGNLFSDLLLAAVDPRIRYD is encoded by the coding sequence GTGCTCATCTTTATCGTCAGGCGCGTGTTCCAGCTCGTACCGACCTTCGTCGGGGCGACGATGCTGATGTTCCTCATCAGCCAACTCGTGCCCGGCGACTTCTTCAAGGCCAAGGAGCTAGAACCCAACGTAAGGCCGGAGACCATCCAGCGGATGCGGGCCGAGTTCGGCCTCGACAAGCCCATCTACGTCCAGTACGTCAACTGGATGAAGAACCTGGCCGTCGGCAACCTCGGCCAGTCGTTCGTCTCCAACCAACCCGTGTGGCAGCGCATCGCCAACCCCATGCGCAACAGCATGTACCTGGCGCTCCTGTCGCTCGTGCTGCTATGGGCCGTCTCGGTGCCGGCGGGGGTCTACTCGGCGGTCAGGCAGTACTCCGTCGGCGACCAGACCGTCAGCACCCTGTCGTACTTGGGCCTCGCCACCCCCAACTTCTTCCTCGCCCAGGTGGCCATCCTGGGGCTCTTCCTGCTGCGCACGCTCACGAAGGACTGGTTCGGGTTCAACCAGCTCATCTTCCCCGTCGCCGGCATGACGAGCAGCAACTACCTGACGCTCAGCCCCTGGGGTCAGTTCTGGGACGTCATGTGGCACATGTTCATCCCGTCGCTCGTCGTGGCCACCTCGGGCATGGCGGGCTTCACGCGCGTGCTGCGGGCCCAGATGATCGAGTACCTGGGCTCTGACTTCATCCGCACCGCCCGCGCCAAGGGCGTCGGTCACACCAAGGTGACCTACAAGCACGCGCTGCGTCCCGCCATCATCCCGTTCGTGGCGGGCATCGGCGGCATCCTCCCCGGCCTGGTGGGCGGCGCCGGCCTCGTCGAGGTCGTCATGTCGTGGCCCGGCATCACCCCCACGTTCCTCACGGCCCTGAGCGCGCAGGACATCTACGTGGTCCTGGGCCTACTGGTCATCACCACCCTCCTCCTGATGATCGGCAACCTCTTCTCCGACCTCCTCCTTGCCGCGGTCGACCCGCGGATCCGCTACGACTGA
- a CDS encoding 2-phosphosulfolactate phosphatase, producing the protein MLINTDLVANGPYTDVVVLIDVLRTCTVAPMLFDQGASSLSLTTSMRRARAAAAGNVLVGERQGVPPEGFNHGNSPANLARIGFGDRDVVMVSENAPRWLEQLGGARHVLLGSLYNAGAVARRAAALAGSRIDLVCSGFAGEPDLDDTLAAAVIAGLARTHLAVSEVAGATRLATTVLRAFPEPLDVLWRSVAGQYLRSIGLEQDIGFAARVSASESVPQLVGVEPGEHGNLYRFTAS; encoded by the coding sequence ATGCTGATCAACACGGATCTCGTAGCGAACGGGCCTTACACAGACGTCGTCGTCCTGATCGACGTGCTGCGAACGTGCACCGTCGCCCCGATGCTCTTCGACCAGGGCGCTTCGAGCCTGTCGCTCACCACCTCCATGCGGCGCGCCCGCGCGGCCGCGGCCGGCAACGTGCTCGTGGGGGAGCGCCAGGGCGTGCCACCCGAGGGCTTCAACCACGGCAACTCGCCGGCCAACCTGGCCCGCATCGGCTTCGGTGACCGCGACGTCGTGATGGTGTCGGAGAACGCTCCGCGCTGGCTGGAGCAACTCGGGGGCGCGCGCCACGTGCTGCTCGGGTCGCTCTACAACGCCGGCGCCGTGGCGCGGCGCGCCGCGGCGTTGGCGGGGTCGCGCATCGACCTCGTCTGCTCCGGCTTCGCGGGCGAACCCGACCTCGACGACACCTTGGCGGCGGCGGTCATCGCCGGCCTGGCCAGGACGCACCTGGCAGTCAGCGAGGTCGCGGGCGCCACGCGCCTGGCGACCACCGTCCTACGCGCCTTCCCCGAGCCGCTCGACGTGCTGTGGCGCTCGGTGGCCGGGCAGTACCTGCGCTCCATCGGCCTGGAGCAAGACATCGGTTTCGCCGCGCGCGTGTCGGCGAGCGAGAGCGTGCCGCAGCTCGTCGGGGTGGAGCCGGGCGAGCACGGCAACCTGTACCGCTTCACGGCCTCTTGA
- the purQ gene encoding phosphoribosylformylglycinamidine synthase subunit PurQ — translation MRAAIVTFPGSNCFEDASHALGAVLGATTWHVWHAAGSLDGPGGRPDVVVIPGGFSYGDYLRCGALAARSPVMAAVRDHAAAGRPVLGICNGFQVLTEAGLLPGQLARNEGLRFRCQDVHLRVERTDLPFTRRARAQQVLRLPIAHADGRYYAAPDEVARLEGEGRVVLRYVDATGRATPEANPNGSVGAIAGIVNARGNVLGMMPHPERAVEALLGGEDGRVILESVLGA, via the coding sequence ATGCGCGCCGCGATAGTGACGTTCCCGGGCAGCAACTGCTTCGAGGATGCCTCGCACGCCCTCGGCGCCGTGCTCGGCGCCACCACCTGGCACGTCTGGCACGCGGCGGGTTCGCTGGACGGCCCCGGCGGCAGGCCGGACGTCGTCGTCATCCCGGGCGGGTTCAGCTACGGCGACTACCTGCGCTGTGGCGCGCTGGCGGCGCGGAGCCCGGTCATGGCGGCCGTGAGGGATCACGCCGCCGCCGGCCGGCCCGTGCTGGGCATCTGCAACGGCTTCCAGGTCTTGACGGAGGCCGGGTTGCTGCCCGGCCAGCTCGCCCGCAACGAGGGTCTCCGCTTCCGCTGTCAGGACGTCCACCTGCGGGTCGAGCGCACCGACCTGCCGTTCACCCGGCGCGCGCGCGCGCAGCAGGTGCTCAGGCTCCCCATCGCGCACGCCGACGGGCGCTACTACGCCGCGCCTGACGAGGTGGCGCGCCTCGAGGGGGAGGGACGGGTGGTGCTCCGCTACGTAGACGCCACGGGCCGGGCGACTCCGGAGGCGAACCCCAACGGCAGCGTGGGCGCCATCGCCGGCATCGTCAACGCCCGCGGCAACGTGCTTGGCATGATGCCTCACCCCGAACGGGCGGTGGAGGCGCTGTTGGGGGGAGAGGACGGCCGGGTGATCCTCGAGTCCGTCCTCGGCGCGTGA
- a CDS encoding WecB/TagA/CpsF family glycosyltransferase — protein MTEVAPRRVAVLGYPLDVVDLAGATDWVLAAAAAPPGASRLVVTLNPEIVVLGRAQPELDRALRAADLSVADGVGVALAARLAGTRLPGRVPGVDLVAAVLGRGGAGLRVYLLGARPGVAERAALAVAATYGTTVVGHHHGYFDRVGEADAVCAAVRAAAPDLLLAGLGEGQELFLHEHRERLGAKVSIGVGGTLDVLAGEVRRMPAWTTRLGVEWLFRVALDRRRWRRVPRLIEFAWLALTARGGRA, from the coding sequence TTGACCGAGGTCGCGCCCCGCCGGGTCGCCGTACTCGGCTACCCGCTCGACGTGGTCGACCTGGCGGGCGCCACCGACTGGGTGCTCGCGGCCGCAGCCGCCCCGCCGGGCGCCTCGCGGCTGGTGGTCACCCTCAACCCCGAGATCGTCGTGTTGGGTCGGGCCCAACCGGAGCTCGACCGGGCGCTGCGCGCGGCCGACCTGAGCGTCGCGGACGGCGTCGGGGTGGCGTTGGCGGCGCGCCTGGCCGGCACGCGGCTGCCGGGACGGGTGCCGGGCGTCGACCTGGTCGCGGCGGTGCTCGGTCGCGGCGGCGCCGGCCTGCGCGTCTACCTCCTCGGCGCACGGCCTGGGGTGGCGGAGCGGGCGGCGCTCGCCGTCGCGGCCACCTACGGCACGACCGTCGTCGGCCACCATCACGGCTACTTCGACCGGGTCGGCGAGGCGGACGCCGTGTGCGCCGCCGTGCGGGCGGCCGCGCCCGACCTGCTGCTGGCCGGCCTGGGCGAGGGGCAGGAGCTCTTCCTGCACGAGCATAGGGAGCGCCTCGGGGCCAAGGTGTCGATCGGGGTCGGGGGAACGCTCGACGTGCTGGCGGGCGAGGTGAGGCGCATGCCGGCCTGGACCACCCGGCTCGGGGTCGAGTGGCTGTTCCGGGTGGCCCTCGACAGGCGGCGCTGGCGGCGGGTGCCGCGCCTGATCGAGTTCGCGTGGCTGGCGTTGACCGCGCGCGGCGGTCGGGCCTGA
- the bshC gene encoding bacillithiol biosynthesis cysteine-adding enzyme BshC, whose product MLAAATPPAPSFVAAYLDGQLNDFFELRPGDVDAALELPRAAERGPLVDALTRYARSLGAPDAVFRNLERLRHPRARAVVTGQQTGLLLGPTYTLSKAVTAVALARRLDSAERPVVPLFWLATQDHDAHEMDHCYLLDGSETLRRLAVPLPAGVAVGRARFTTAMLAAVEDGLASLTPPPRFLGEVRALLRDTAADAATYPDWFGAILTRLLGEQGLVLVDPLRADVAALFRDVLAAELADAGHTPHAVNAAGRRLKAIGFEAQLGRGADATNLFVEVDGRRVLLRRRGAGFTAGERDFTGPELVAMLGDDPTVVTPAAGLRPVVQDALLPTAVFVLGPGELRYVAQLRDVYRFHDVPMPLAWPRASATVLEPPVARLLAKYGLDAAGYCAHPERAEEAALLALHGHAAGFAASAAAVEAQVVGMLEAVNGIDPTLDRAVRKGGERLAATLERLRHKVGSALARTDATTARQFDRLRAHLLPGGEKAERVLSPLSHALKFGVRPVVDLFLTLEPSGEQELRV is encoded by the coding sequence GTGCTCGCCGCAGCAACGCCGCCCGCGCCCTCGTTCGTCGCCGCCTACCTCGACGGGCAACTGAACGACTTCTTCGAGCTGAGGCCGGGCGACGTCGACGCGGCGTTGGAGCTGCCACGGGCCGCGGAGCGGGGTCCGCTCGTCGACGCCCTGACGCGTTACGCGCGCAGCCTTGGTGCTCCGGACGCGGTCTTCAGGAACCTCGAGCGGCTGCGCCACCCACGGGCGCGGGCCGTTGTCACCGGGCAGCAGACCGGCTTGCTGCTGGGCCCCACCTACACGCTGTCGAAGGCCGTCACCGCCGTGGCGCTGGCGCGGCGCCTCGACAGCGCTGAGCGACCCGTGGTGCCGCTCTTCTGGCTGGCGACGCAGGACCACGACGCGCACGAGATGGATCACTGTTACCTCCTCGACGGCAGCGAGACGCTGCGCCGTCTGGCCGTGCCGCTCCCCGCCGGCGTCGCCGTCGGGCGGGCCCGGTTCACGACCGCCATGCTCGCCGCCGTGGAGGACGGCCTCGCGTCCCTCACGCCGCCGCCGCGCTTCCTTGGCGAGGTGCGCGCGCTGCTTCGTGACACGGCGGCCGACGCCGCCACCTACCCGGACTGGTTCGGCGCCATCCTGACGCGCCTCCTGGGGGAGCAGGGCCTCGTCCTGGTCGACCCCCTCCGGGCTGACGTCGCGGCGCTGTTCCGGGACGTCCTCGCCGCCGAACTGGCCGACGCCGGCCACACCCCCCACGCCGTCAACGCCGCGGGCCGGCGCCTGAAGGCGATCGGCTTCGAGGCCCAGTTGGGTCGTGGCGCCGACGCCACCAACCTGTTCGTCGAGGTCGACGGGCGCCGCGTGCTGCTGCGGCGCCGGGGCGCCGGCTTCACGGCAGGCGAGCGCGACTTCACCGGGCCGGAACTCGTGGCGATGCTCGGGGACGACCCCACCGTCGTCACGCCGGCGGCGGGCCTGAGGCCGGTCGTGCAGGACGCGCTGTTGCCGACCGCGGTCTTCGTGCTCGGACCCGGCGAGCTGCGCTACGTGGCGCAGCTGCGCGACGTGTACCGCTTCCACGACGTGCCCATGCCGCTGGCGTGGCCGCGGGCGAGCGCCACGGTGCTGGAGCCGCCCGTGGCCAGGCTGCTTGCGAAGTACGGACTCGACGCCGCCGGTTACTGCGCCCACCCGGAGCGTGCCGAGGAGGCCGCGCTCCTCGCGCTCCACGGTCACGCGGCCGGCTTCGCGGCGTCGGCGGCCGCCGTGGAGGCGCAGGTCGTCGGCATGCTCGAGGCCGTGAACGGCATCGACCCGACGCTCGACCGGGCGGTGCGCAAGGGGGGCGAGCGCCTGGCCGCGACCCTGGAGCGGCTGCGCCACAAGGTCGGGTCGGCGCTCGCCCGAACCGACGCGACCACCGCCAGGCAGTTCGACCGCCTGCGCGCCCACCTCCTGCCCGGCGGCGAGAAGGCCGAGCGCGTGTTGAGCCCCTTGAGTCACGCCCTCAAGTTCGGCGTGAGACCCGTCGTGGACCTGTTCCTCACGCTCGAGCCGTCGGGCGAGCAGGAGCTAAGGGTCTGA
- the purL gene encoding phosphoribosylformylglycinamidine synthase subunit PurL, whose translation MADDLRARAATFGLTLEEYDLVTSALGRPPNPLEAAMFGALWSEHCGYKNSKPLLRRLPTTGPQVLQGPGENAGVVDIGAGWAVAFKMESHNHPSAVEPVQGAATGVGGILRDIFAMGARPFATLNSLRFGELDAPATRRLLAGVVEGIALYGNAIGVPTVGGEVETNPCYAENPLVNVMALGLLRHDELKRGTVGAVGNRLLYVGSRTGRDGLGGAVFASADLSLASGEDRPAVQVGDPFMEKLLLEACLEAYAAGLVAGVQDMGAAGLTSSVGEMAHRAGLGVDLHVDRVPRREAGMTPLEVMLSESQERMVLTAQPGKEAELLALLARWELEAVEVGEVTDHGRFRVLERGEVVADVPVRALNEPPEYVREGVEEPSVRAARETDLAGLPVPADPAAVLLTLLGAPAIASKRPLFEQFDQQVMTNTVIGPGAAGAAVMRVKGTRLGVAATVDCNSRYVHLDPELGAAHAVAEAARNLSCVGATPLAVTDNLNFGNPTNPGVYYQLERAVAGLTSACLALDTPVVGGNVSLYNEFATPGGRHAIHPTPTIGMVGVLPDVTRHATAALKRPGDAIVLLGAVPGTLGAGEYLYRVHGVEAGAPPPLDLVVEAKVQAVVRGLVQDGLCDTAHDAGHGGLAVALAELCLAAGRAGDAGPGPGLTVDLGDPPGARTDEVLFGEAPARVVLALAPADVEEALARAEAVGVPAAVVGEATAPVGADARFVLKGGGATIELTVGQLAAPYRGAYQEAIR comes from the coding sequence ATGGCCGACGACCTGAGGGCCCGGGCAGCCACCTTCGGACTGACCCTGGAGGAGTACGACCTCGTGACCAGCGCACTCGGCCGGCCACCGAACCCACTCGAGGCCGCCATGTTCGGCGCCCTGTGGAGCGAACACTGCGGCTACAAGAACTCGAAGCCGCTCTTGCGGCGCCTGCCGACGACCGGCCCCCAGGTGCTGCAGGGACCGGGGGAGAACGCCGGCGTCGTAGACATCGGCGCTGGCTGGGCGGTCGCCTTCAAGATGGAGAGCCACAACCACCCCAGCGCGGTCGAGCCCGTGCAGGGCGCCGCCACCGGCGTCGGGGGCATACTCCGCGACATCTTCGCGATGGGAGCGCGCCCGTTCGCCACCCTGAACTCGCTCCGCTTCGGCGAGCTGGACGCGCCCGCCACCCGCAGGCTCCTCGCCGGCGTCGTCGAGGGCATCGCCCTCTACGGCAACGCCATCGGCGTGCCGACGGTCGGTGGTGAGGTCGAGACGAACCCGTGCTACGCGGAGAACCCGCTCGTCAACGTCATGGCCCTCGGGCTCCTCAGGCACGACGAGCTCAAGCGGGGGACCGTCGGGGCCGTCGGCAACCGGCTCCTCTACGTCGGTTCGCGCACCGGCCGGGACGGCCTCGGCGGGGCCGTCTTCGCCTCGGCCGACCTGTCCCTCGCCTCCGGCGAGGACCGGCCGGCGGTGCAGGTCGGCGACCCCTTCATGGAGAAGCTGTTGCTCGAGGCGTGCTTGGAGGCTTACGCGGCCGGCCTGGTGGCGGGCGTGCAGGACATGGGCGCCGCCGGCCTCACCAGCTCGGTCGGCGAGATGGCGCACCGGGCCGGGTTGGGCGTGGACCTTCACGTCGACCGCGTGCCCAGGCGCGAGGCGGGCATGACGCCGCTCGAGGTGATGCTGTCGGAGTCGCAGGAGCGCATGGTCCTGACGGCGCAACCGGGCAAGGAGGCCGAGCTCCTCGCCCTCCTGGCCAGGTGGGAGCTCGAGGCCGTCGAGGTTGGCGAGGTGACCGACCACGGGCGCTTCAGGGTGCTCGAGAGGGGCGAGGTCGTGGCCGACGTGCCCGTGCGGGCACTCAACGAGCCACCAGAGTACGTGCGGGAGGGCGTGGAGGAGCCGAGCGTGAGGGCGGCCCGTGAAACCGACCTGGCGGGCCTCCCCGTGCCAGCCGACCCAGCCGCCGTCCTGCTGACGCTGCTTGGGGCCCCGGCGATAGCCTCCAAGCGTCCGCTCTTCGAGCAGTTCGACCAGCAGGTCATGACCAACACGGTGATCGGCCCCGGCGCGGCCGGCGCGGCCGTCATGCGGGTGAAGGGGACCAGGCTGGGCGTCGCGGCCACCGTCGACTGCAACTCGCGCTACGTGCACCTCGACCCGGAACTGGGGGCCGCGCACGCCGTCGCCGAGGCGGCGCGCAACCTGAGCTGCGTCGGCGCCACGCCGCTCGCGGTCACCGACAACCTCAACTTCGGCAACCCCACCAACCCCGGCGTCTACTACCAGCTCGAGCGGGCGGTGGCCGGCCTGACCAGCGCCTGCCTGGCCCTCGACACCCCCGTCGTCGGCGGCAACGTGAGCCTCTACAACGAGTTCGCCACCCCCGGCGGACGCCACGCCATCCACCCGACGCCGACGATCGGCATGGTGGGCGTCCTCCCCGACGTGACGCGGCACGCCACCGCCGCCCTCAAGCGCCCGGGCGACGCGATAGTGCTGCTGGGGGCGGTCCCCGGTACGCTCGGCGCCGGCGAGTACCTCTACCGGGTTCACGGGGTCGAGGCCGGCGCGCCGCCCCCGCTCGACCTCGTGGTCGAGGCCAAGGTGCAGGCGGTGGTGCGCGGTCTCGTGCAGGACGGCCTCTGTGACACGGCCCACGACGCCGGTCACGGCGGCCTGGCCGTCGCGCTGGCCGAGCTGTGCCTCGCCGCCGGCCGGGCGGGCGACGCGGGGCCGGGCCCGGGCCTGACTGTCGACCTGGGCGACCCGCCGGGGGCGCGGACCGACGAGGTCCTGTTCGGCGAGGCGCCGGCCCGCGTGGTCCTGGCCCTCGCGCCCGCCGACGTCGAGGAGGCGCTGGCGCGCGCGGAGGCCGTCGGGGTGCCGGCGGCCGTCGTCGGCGAGGCGACCGCCCCCGTTGGCGCCGATGCCCGCTTCGTCCTGAAGGGTGGCGGCGCCACCATCGAACTCACGGTGGGGCAACTGGCGGCGCCATACCGGGGCGCCTACCAGGAAGCGATACGCTGA
- the secG gene encoding preprotein translocase subunit SecG, with protein sequence MFWIAFIIFLIVSVILTVAILMQEPKQSGLGDALGGGGADFGATLGGTAGGLHRTTIYLAIAWAVMALLLGLIPR encoded by the coding sequence ATGTTCTGGATAGCTTTCATCATCTTCCTGATCGTGTCGGTGATCCTCACCGTGGCGATCTTGATGCAGGAACCGAAACAGTCCGGCCTGGGCGACGCGCTCGGCGGGGGCGGCGCGGATTTCGGCGCCACGCTCGGCGGGACCGCCGGCGGGCTGCACCGCACCACCATCTACCTGGCGATCGCCTGGGCCGTGATGGCCCTCCTCCTCGGCCTCATCCCCCGGTGA